The following coding sequences lie in one Chiroxiphia lanceolata isolate bChiLan1 chromosome 19, bChiLan1.pri, whole genome shotgun sequence genomic window:
- the UBALD2 gene encoding UBA-like domain-containing protein 2, with translation MSVNMEELRHQVMINQFVLAAGCAADQAKQLLQAAHWQFETALSAFFQETNIPSSHHPPQMMCTPSNTPATPPNFPDALAMFSKLRTSESLQSSNSPITSMACSPPGSFSPFWASSPPSHQPAWLPPSSPTTHGLAHHLHHPQPSWPPAPPPAAPPQKAVATMDGQR, from the exons aTGTCGGTGAACATGGAGGAGCTGCGGCACCAGGTGATGATCAACCAGTTCGTGCTGGCGGCCGGCTGCGCCGCCGACCAGgccaagcagctgctgcaggcgGCACACTGGCAGTTCGAG ACAGCCCTGAGCGCCTTCTTCCAGGAGACCAACATTCCCAGCAGCCACCACCCCCCCCAGATG ATGTGCACCCCCAGCAACACGCCGGCCACGCCGCCCAACTTCCCGGACGCGCTGGCCATGTTCTCCAAGCTGCGGACCTCGGAGAGCCTCCAGAGCAGCAACAGCCCCATCACCTCCATGGCCTGCTCCCCCCCGGGCAGCTTCAGCCCCTTCTGGGCCTCCTCGCCCCCCAGCCACCAGCCCGCCTGGCTGCCCCCGTCCTCGCCCACCACCCACGGCCTCGCCCACCACCTGCACCACCCGCAGCCCTCCTGGCCCCCTGCCCCCCCGCCTGCAGCCCCCCCACAGAAAGCCGTGGCCACCATGGACGGCCAGAGATAA
- the LOC116796123 gene encoding uncharacterized protein LOC116796123 isoform X2, translated as MAELTLGQMLDSAIGMPKTEPINFEQLRNLLNGMLVNLGLRDLVVQESGEPPEGTPTIPPAASMAADLEELKQKTEANEREIAEVRALCEQLRVEINEVKEQQSHMEENMQKMQETLDTANLEDMAENLHNELTDPVMDTVTSSMKDIMDEDGQVPPDWQQVPPDWQQGPGMHSHPWEDQGLIVIGNEIVLTDRFRATSPRQRDTRAPSPMPSKSTAEAQSRGKDLPPGVTSSPRVSFMASDMGWNDMGRNSMGPIKDEEIQMGISKGAALPGSKAWSRGKNLPHGAVSSPRVSFVESDMGWNDTGRIQDEEIKMGISKGAALRSSRAWSRGKNLLHGVTSSPRVSFVESDVGWDDVDQSGDDEEIKTSISKVEALPRLLDVPPEMKDIEQIKDKEIKMRISKAESLPSPLGSPPEMNDMERIKDEEIEMSFSKTKSLDGSVTALRVHPGSPGIHAPIPMKAARGHPASQGLWIPAESVAGTDSGSRSRTAKEAQGRGSFRMEPSGMKLLKVSSPDFLPRDQPFTMQFSGPPSPPGSPALPGLSPPGSPARSRRSDIIPYTPPPSPGLTGRLPPIVKQYQERGQREQAEGYSRRSPMYCGGRHTSICPVQPMEPLLPDPSKPGVFDLVGKDGIVYRGRQCRRTPMGSWMEGATYSNLQ; from the exons ATGGCAGAGCTCACCCTGGGCCAGATGCTGGATTCGGCCATTGGGATGCCCAAGACTGAGCCCATCAACTTCGAGCAACTGCGCAACCTGCTGAATGGGATGCTTGTGAACCTGGGCCTGCGGGATCTGGTCGTCCAGGAGAGCGGGGAACCCCCGGAGGGGACCCCGACAATCCCCCCAGCTGCCTCCATGGCTGCTGACCTTGAGGagttaaagcagaaaacagaagccAATGAAAGAGAAATCGCTGAG GTCAGGGCTCTTTGCGAGCAGCTCCGTGTGGAGATCAACGAGGTGAAGGAGCAGCAGTCCCACATGGAGGAGAACATGCAGAAGATGCAGGAGACTCTGGACACG GCGAACTTGGAGGATATGGCAGAGAACCTCCACAACGAGCTGACAGACCCTGTCATGGACACTGTCACG TCTTCCATGAAGGACATTATGGATGAGGACGGACAGGTCCCCCCAGACTGGCAGCAGGTCCCCCCGGACTGGCAGCAGGGGCCTGGCATGCACTCACACCCTTGGGAGGACCAGGGGCTGATTGTCATCGGCAATGAAA TTGTCCTCACGGACAGGTTCAGGGCAACCTCACCAAGGCAGCGGGATACCCGGGCCCCCAGCCCTATGCCCTCAAAATCCAcagctgaggcacagagcagagggaaggatttGCCACCTGGGGTCACGAGCAGCCCCCGAGTCTCCTTCATGGCAAGTGACATGGGATGGAATGACATGGGACGGAACAGCATGGGACCGATCAAGGACGAAGAGATCCAGATGGGCATCTCCAAGGGAGCAGCTCTTCCCGGCTCCAAGgcatggagcagagggaagaactTGCCACATGGGGCTGTGAGCAGCCCCCGAGTCTCCTTCGTGGAAAGCGATATGGGATGGAATGACACGGGACGGATCCAGGATGAAGAGATCAAGATGGGCATCTCCAAGGGAGCGGCTCTTCGAAGCTCAAGGgcatggagcagagggaagaactTGCTGCATGGGGTCACGAGCAGCCCCCGAGTGTCCTTCGTGGAAAGTGACGTGGGATGGGATGATGTGGATCAGAGCGGGGATGATGAGGAGATCAAGACAAGCATCTCAAAGGTAGAGGCTCTTCCCAGGCTCCTGGATGTTCCCCCTGAGATGAAGGATATTGAACAGATCAAGGACAAAGAGATCAAGATGAGAATCTCCAAGGCAGAGTCTCTTCCCAGCCCCCTGGGTTCTCCCCCTGAGATGAATGACATGGAGCGGATCAAGGACGAAGAAATTGAGATGAGCTTCTCTAAG ACAAAGAGTTTGGATGGCAGTGTCACTGCCCTGAGAGTGCATCCAGGATCCCCTGGCATCCATGCCCCCATCCCAATGAAGGCAGCACGAGGCCACCCAGCATCACAGGGCCTCTGGATCCCAGCTGAGAGTGTGGCTGGGACTGACAG TGGCAGCAGGTCCCGGACAGCCAAGGAGGCACAAGGAAGGGGCAGCTTCAGGATGGAGCCCTCTGGGAT GAAGCTCCTAAAGGTGTCCTCTCCCGACTTCTTGCCCAGAGACCAGCCCTTCACCATGCAGTTTTCTGGCCC GCCCTCTCCGCCCGGgtctcctgccctccctgggctcTCTCCACCCGGGTCTCCTGCCCGCTCCAGGCGCTCCGATATCATCCCCTACACGCCGCCGCCGTCCCCCGGCCTCACGGGCCGCCTGCCCCCCATCGTCAAACAGTACCAGGAGCGCGGCCAAAG ggagcaggcagaggggtATTCCCGCAGATCCCCTATGTACTGTGGGGGCCGGCACACCAGCATCTGCCCAGTGCAGCCGATGGAGCCCCTCCTCCCAGACCCCAGCAAG cccgGCGTGTTTGACCTGGTGGGCAAAGATGGAATCGTCTACCGGGGCCGGCAGTGCAGGAGGACTCCTATGGGGTCCTGGATGGAAGGAGCAACCTATTCCAACCTGCAGTAA
- the LOC116796123 gene encoding uncharacterized protein LOC116796123 isoform X1, translating to MQQGTRGRPQGEEPVSCVPLLYLLPHLLSPAIPLLLSGAVAQKAVAHSRSVFLDRSAAMAELTLGQMLDSAIGMPKTEPINFEQLRNLLNGMLVNLGLRDLVVQESGEPPEGTPTIPPAASMAADLEELKQKTEANEREIAEVRALCEQLRVEINEVKEQQSHMEENMQKMQETLDTANLEDMAENLHNELTDPVMDTVTSSMKDIMDEDGQVPPDWQQVPPDWQQGPGMHSHPWEDQGLIVIGNEIVLTDRFRATSPRQRDTRAPSPMPSKSTAEAQSRGKDLPPGVTSSPRVSFMASDMGWNDMGRNSMGPIKDEEIQMGISKGAALPGSKAWSRGKNLPHGAVSSPRVSFVESDMGWNDTGRIQDEEIKMGISKGAALRSSRAWSRGKNLLHGVTSSPRVSFVESDVGWDDVDQSGDDEEIKTSISKVEALPRLLDVPPEMKDIEQIKDKEIKMRISKAESLPSPLGSPPEMNDMERIKDEEIEMSFSKTKSLDGSVTALRVHPGSPGIHAPIPMKAARGHPASQGLWIPAESVAGTDSGSRSRTAKEAQGRGSFRMEPSGMKLLKVSSPDFLPRDQPFTMQFSGPPSPPGSPALPGLSPPGSPARSRRSDIIPYTPPPSPGLTGRLPPIVKQYQERGQREQAEGYSRRSPMYCGGRHTSICPVQPMEPLLPDPSKPGVFDLVGKDGIVYRGRQCRRTPMGSWMEGATYSNLQ from the exons ATGCAGCAAGGAACGAGGGGGAGACCGCAGGGGGAGGAGCCTGTCAGCTGCGTACCTTTGCTCTACCTCCTGCCACACCTCCTATCACCTGCCATCCCACTGCTCCTGTCTGGAGCAGTAGCACAGAAGGCCGTTGCTCACAGCAGGTCTGTGTTTTTGGACAGGTCAGCAGCCATGGCAGAGCTCACCCTGGGCCAGATGCTGGATTCGGCCATTGGGATGCCCAAGACTGAGCCCATCAACTTCGAGCAACTGCGCAACCTGCTGAATGGGATGCTTGTGAACCTGGGCCTGCGGGATCTGGTCGTCCAGGAGAGCGGGGAACCCCCGGAGGGGACCCCGACAATCCCCCCAGCTGCCTCCATGGCTGCTGACCTTGAGGagttaaagcagaaaacagaagccAATGAAAGAGAAATCGCTGAG GTCAGGGCTCTTTGCGAGCAGCTCCGTGTGGAGATCAACGAGGTGAAGGAGCAGCAGTCCCACATGGAGGAGAACATGCAGAAGATGCAGGAGACTCTGGACACG GCGAACTTGGAGGATATGGCAGAGAACCTCCACAACGAGCTGACAGACCCTGTCATGGACACTGTCACG TCTTCCATGAAGGACATTATGGATGAGGACGGACAGGTCCCCCCAGACTGGCAGCAGGTCCCCCCGGACTGGCAGCAGGGGCCTGGCATGCACTCACACCCTTGGGAGGACCAGGGGCTGATTGTCATCGGCAATGAAA TTGTCCTCACGGACAGGTTCAGGGCAACCTCACCAAGGCAGCGGGATACCCGGGCCCCCAGCCCTATGCCCTCAAAATCCAcagctgaggcacagagcagagggaaggatttGCCACCTGGGGTCACGAGCAGCCCCCGAGTCTCCTTCATGGCAAGTGACATGGGATGGAATGACATGGGACGGAACAGCATGGGACCGATCAAGGACGAAGAGATCCAGATGGGCATCTCCAAGGGAGCAGCTCTTCCCGGCTCCAAGgcatggagcagagggaagaactTGCCACATGGGGCTGTGAGCAGCCCCCGAGTCTCCTTCGTGGAAAGCGATATGGGATGGAATGACACGGGACGGATCCAGGATGAAGAGATCAAGATGGGCATCTCCAAGGGAGCGGCTCTTCGAAGCTCAAGGgcatggagcagagggaagaactTGCTGCATGGGGTCACGAGCAGCCCCCGAGTGTCCTTCGTGGAAAGTGACGTGGGATGGGATGATGTGGATCAGAGCGGGGATGATGAGGAGATCAAGACAAGCATCTCAAAGGTAGAGGCTCTTCCCAGGCTCCTGGATGTTCCCCCTGAGATGAAGGATATTGAACAGATCAAGGACAAAGAGATCAAGATGAGAATCTCCAAGGCAGAGTCTCTTCCCAGCCCCCTGGGTTCTCCCCCTGAGATGAATGACATGGAGCGGATCAAGGACGAAGAAATTGAGATGAGCTTCTCTAAG ACAAAGAGTTTGGATGGCAGTGTCACTGCCCTGAGAGTGCATCCAGGATCCCCTGGCATCCATGCCCCCATCCCAATGAAGGCAGCACGAGGCCACCCAGCATCACAGGGCCTCTGGATCCCAGCTGAGAGTGTGGCTGGGACTGACAG TGGCAGCAGGTCCCGGACAGCCAAGGAGGCACAAGGAAGGGGCAGCTTCAGGATGGAGCCCTCTGGGAT GAAGCTCCTAAAGGTGTCCTCTCCCGACTTCTTGCCCAGAGACCAGCCCTTCACCATGCAGTTTTCTGGCCC GCCCTCTCCGCCCGGgtctcctgccctccctgggctcTCTCCACCCGGGTCTCCTGCCCGCTCCAGGCGCTCCGATATCATCCCCTACACGCCGCCGCCGTCCCCCGGCCTCACGGGCCGCCTGCCCCCCATCGTCAAACAGTACCAGGAGCGCGGCCAAAG ggagcaggcagaggggtATTCCCGCAGATCCCCTATGTACTGTGGGGGCCGGCACACCAGCATCTGCCCAGTGCAGCCGATGGAGCCCCTCCTCCCAGACCCCAGCAAG cccgGCGTGTTTGACCTGGTGGGCAAAGATGGAATCGTCTACCGGGGCCGGCAGTGCAGGAGGACTCCTATGGGGTCCTGGATGGAAGGAGCAACCTATTCCAACCTGCAGTAA